A part of Cryptosporangium aurantiacum genomic DNA contains:
- a CDS encoding toll/interleukin-1 receptor domain-containing protein, translated as MTNRIFLSYSTRDRAYVERLAAFLNSAGFDVWWDRELRVGEDWARVVERRIGACAALVVVLSPSAVESKWVRREIKHADDKNKKILPLQLIECAIPLVLCELHIENARGGIIPQGLIAQLGAVAHVPKPAGSVTETSDELPAAASGAATIESVAWSPDGARIATGISGGDCIVWQPDTKQMLFTLSGHVDAVRSVEWSDDGSRIATGSDDGTARIWRNDNGSIEHVLSGHVVDGPIAGPTSTVQFVAWSPDGTRLATGGNAGIVVWDSATWTAERHFDSHDLFFVKALAWSPDGKYLAASCFTGSVAVWVAASYRPLRTRTAKLSRNCVIEWSEDSGRIYIGDDQGHLTWWSPHTKKNGSIASRDVGTIQKIVRSPGEERIAVCAGHTLKIWLTRYHTQGPVTLEGHTGEVNSAAWSPDGDRLVTGSADGTARIWSTRTGQAISVLT; from the coding sequence AGCGATTGGCGGCATTTCTGAACTCCGCCGGCTTCGATGTCTGGTGGGACAGGGAGTTAAGGGTCGGAGAGGATTGGGCTCGCGTCGTCGAGAGACGCATCGGCGCGTGCGCCGCACTCGTGGTCGTCCTGAGCCCCAGTGCTGTGGAGTCGAAATGGGTACGGCGAGAGATAAAGCATGCGGATGATAAGAATAAGAAGATACTGCCGCTGCAGTTAATTGAGTGCGCTATACCCCTCGTTCTGTGCGAATTACACATCGAGAATGCGCGCGGCGGAATTATCCCGCAAGGGCTGATCGCTCAACTGGGTGCGGTAGCGCACGTGCCGAAACCCGCTGGATCGGTAACGGAGACTTCGGATGAACTGCCCGCTGCCGCCAGCGGGGCGGCCACGATCGAATCAGTCGCATGGTCTCCGGATGGCGCGCGGATCGCGACCGGAATCAGTGGGGGAGACTGCATTGTCTGGCAACCCGACACCAAACAGATGCTGTTCACTCTCAGCGGGCATGTCGACGCTGTGCGGTCGGTCGAATGGTCGGACGACGGCTCCCGGATCGCCACGGGAAGCGACGATGGAACCGCTAGGATCTGGAGGAATGACAACGGATCGATAGAGCATGTCCTCTCCGGCCACGTCGTGGACGGCCCAATCGCTGGCCCCACCAGCACTGTGCAGTTCGTCGCGTGGTCTCCGGATGGGACCCGGCTCGCCACTGGAGGCAACGCCGGGATCGTCGTGTGGGACTCTGCAACGTGGACGGCTGAGCGGCACTTCGACAGTCATGACTTGTTCTTCGTAAAGGCTCTGGCGTGGTCGCCGGACGGGAAATACCTCGCCGCGAGCTGTTTCACGGGAAGCGTGGCGGTCTGGGTGGCAGCCTCCTACCGCCCACTCCGAACACGCACCGCCAAGCTTTCTCGAAATTGCGTAATCGAGTGGTCCGAGGACAGCGGCCGGATCTATATCGGCGACGACCAGGGTCACCTGACATGGTGGTCACCCCATACGAAGAAGAATGGCTCGATCGCGTCCCGCGACGTAGGTACGATCCAGAAAATTGTGCGCTCGCCAGGAGAAGAACGAATAGCGGTTTGCGCTGGACATACCCTCAAAATCTGGCTCACTAGGTATCACACGCAAGGCCCGGTCACCCTCGAGGGACACACCGGAGAGGTCAACTCGGCAGCCTGGTCCCCTGACGGTGACAGACTAGTGACCGGCAGCGCCGACGGAACTGCACGGATTTGGAGCACCCGCACCGGACAGGCGATTTCGGTCCTGACCTGA